In one Lujinxingia vulgaris genomic region, the following are encoded:
- the polX gene encoding DNA polymerase/3'-5' exonuclease PolX, translated as MNNRDYARVLQEIAQLMEISGENRFKIRAFENATRTVETLPEELDQIIERGELEDLKGIGSSIASDLRQIRERGTCDIHQALLERLDPGLLDMLKVQGLGPKRIKLVYNELGVSNLGALKEAAEAGRLRELKGLGAKTEEKVLTEIERLAQGGDRAPLPQARRVAESLRDQLDALPQSIRVAIAGSLRRGRETIGDIDLLVSTDDPAPIHEAFVALAEVKEVLVSGDTKTSVRLHNGIQVDLRTVTDDVFGSALHYFTGSKEHHIELRTRAKRQGLRVSEYGVFKEGEDTPIASRTEEDLYEALGLPFIAPELREGRGEISAAEKSDLPVLVEPEQIRGDVHMHTTETDGRHSIEEMAEAAKALGYDYIVITDHSQAVRVANGMTPERFRDHIARIRQADSQVEGIRILSGIEVDILKDGSLDMDHDLLAECDWVVGSVHSHFNLEPDQMTERLLKGMRTGLLSCLGHPTGRILGGRDGYRYDFDAVVEACVELGVAMELNGSSGRLDLNAELAEKAHRQGAMLVMGSDAHSTTGLEDLRFAVQQARRAWLGPDAILNTLSVDDLLKATRPSLH; from the coding sequence ATGAACAACCGTGACTACGCCCGCGTCCTCCAGGAAATCGCCCAACTAATGGAGATCAGCGGCGAAAACCGCTTTAAAATCCGCGCCTTCGAGAACGCCACACGCACCGTGGAGACGCTCCCCGAAGAGCTCGATCAGATCATCGAGCGCGGTGAGCTCGAAGACCTCAAAGGCATCGGCTCAAGCATCGCCAGCGATCTTCGCCAGATCCGCGAGCGGGGCACCTGCGATATCCACCAGGCGCTGCTTGAGCGCCTGGACCCCGGGCTTCTCGACATGCTCAAAGTTCAGGGGCTCGGGCCCAAGCGCATCAAGCTGGTGTACAACGAGCTGGGTGTCTCCAACCTCGGCGCGCTCAAAGAGGCCGCCGAGGCCGGGCGCCTTCGAGAGCTTAAGGGTCTGGGCGCAAAAACCGAGGAAAAAGTTCTCACTGAGATTGAACGCCTGGCCCAGGGAGGCGATCGCGCCCCGCTGCCGCAGGCCCGACGCGTGGCCGAGTCGCTTCGCGATCAACTCGACGCCCTGCCCCAGTCCATTCGAGTCGCGATCGCTGGCTCGTTGCGCCGCGGACGGGAGACCATCGGTGACATCGACCTGCTCGTTTCCACGGACGACCCGGCACCGATTCACGAGGCTTTTGTGGCGTTGGCAGAAGTCAAGGAGGTCCTGGTCAGCGGTGACACCAAGACCTCGGTGCGCCTTCATAACGGCATCCAGGTCGATCTTCGCACGGTGACGGACGACGTCTTCGGCAGCGCCCTGCACTACTTCACCGGCAGCAAAGAACACCACATCGAGCTACGCACCCGCGCCAAGCGTCAGGGCCTGAGGGTGAGTGAGTACGGCGTCTTTAAAGAAGGCGAAGACACGCCCATCGCCTCCCGCACCGAGGAGGATCTCTACGAAGCCCTGGGCCTTCCCTTCATCGCCCCCGAGCTTCGAGAGGGACGCGGCGAGATCTCGGCGGCGGAGAAGAGCGACCTGCCTGTGCTGGTGGAGCCCGAGCAGATCCGCGGCGACGTGCACATGCACACCACCGAGACCGACGGCCGCCACTCCATCGAAGAGATGGCCGAAGCCGCAAAAGCGCTCGGCTACGACTACATCGTCATCACCGACCACTCCCAGGCGGTGCGCGTGGCCAATGGCATGACGCCGGAGCGCTTCCGCGATCATATCGCGCGCATTCGCCAGGCCGATTCGCAGGTCGAGGGCATCCGCATCCTCTCCGGCATCGAGGTCGATATCCTCAAAGATGGCAGCCTGGATATGGATCACGATCTGCTGGCCGAGTGCGACTGGGTGGTGGGCAGCGTCCACAGTCACTTCAACCTGGAGCCCGACCAGATGACCGAGCGCCTTCTCAAAGGCATGCGCACCGGCCTGCTCTCCTGCCTGGGGCACCCCACCGGGCGCATCCTGGGCGGGCGCGACGGCTACCGCTACGACTTCGACGCGGTGGTCGAGGCCTGCGTGGAGCTCGGCGTGGCCATGGAGCTCAACGGCAGCAGCGGGCGACTCGATCTCAACGCGGAGCTCGCCGAAAAGGCCCACCGCCAGGGCGCGATGCTCGTTATGGGAAGTGATGCTCACTCCACCACCGGGCTGGAAGATCTGCGTTTTGCCGTCCAGCAGGCCCGCCGCGCCTGGCTTGGCCCCGACGCCATCTTAAATACGCTGAGCGTCGATGATCTGCTGAAAGCTACTCGCCCCTCGCTTCATTAA
- the tpx gene encoding thiol peroxidase, translating to MTNITFKGNPVTLSGTPPTVGEKAPEFHVHKNPGESLALSSASGKRILLTTAPSVDTGVCAAQLRTFEARLAEAGDDADFELWFVTRDLPFALDRFAEQAGIRHVKTLSDYKDRVLGESFGLVIDELGLLARTVFVIDKDGTVLYRELVPEIATEPDYDDAWAIVTGA from the coding sequence ATGACGAACATCACCTTCAAAGGCAACCCGGTCACCCTCAGCGGCACTCCGCCCACCGTGGGTGAAAAGGCCCCCGAGTTTCATGTCCACAAAAATCCCGGTGAGTCGCTCGCGTTGAGCAGCGCCTCGGGCAAGCGCATCCTGCTGACGACCGCCCCTTCGGTCGACACAGGCGTCTGTGCCGCTCAACTTCGCACCTTTGAGGCTCGCCTGGCCGAGGCCGGCGACGACGCCGACTTTGAGCTGTGGTTCGTCACCCGCGATCTTCCCTTCGCCCTGGACAGGTTCGCGGAACAGGCCGGCATCCGCCACGTGAAGACGCTTTCGGACTACAAAGATCGCGTGCTCGGCGAGTCCTTCGGGCTTGTGATCGATGAACTCGGGTTGCTCGCGCGTACCGTTTTCGTGATCGATAAAGACGGCACGGTTCTCTACCGGGAACTTGTCCCGGAGATCGCCACTGAGCCGGACTACGACGACGCCTGGGCGATCGTCACCGGCGCCTGA
- a CDS encoding TadE/TadG family type IV pilus assembly protein produces MNLVPTAAVQSRPRLLLGGARILIHLGGIASVALIMALPFVSQRTIGLALQAREAGIHQAIFSLETLVHVGLAACFWAMLYLSWSWFQITRQERKARGPRPSRTIVRARGNVILETLVVFPIFLLLIFGLAQFAVLNIASMLTTVAAFQATRTVWIWEREPVGPDEIERKAVIQAASVVAPVVPGEYAAQPSTSSSDYSENRGIFVASQFPWPVADSGYQGRNIGDRLADEMAGLNPPIDFVSAVDTAAFSHRTVRKLTSAYGSIDVSFEPDAASNSLLKVTTTYHHLNAFPLVAGLFGQNYERAGREGYHVPITRVLSIERQRPSPDRTQFPRMLPGGGGAEPYLF; encoded by the coding sequence ATGAACCTCGTACCTACAGCTGCGGTACAATCCCGACCGCGATTGCTCCTGGGCGGTGCCCGCATCCTGATTCATCTGGGCGGCATCGCCTCGGTAGCGCTGATCATGGCTCTCCCCTTTGTGAGTCAACGCACAATCGGGCTGGCGCTTCAGGCGCGGGAGGCCGGTATCCACCAGGCCATTTTCAGCCTGGAGACCCTCGTTCACGTAGGCCTGGCCGCATGTTTTTGGGCGATGCTCTATTTGAGCTGGAGCTGGTTTCAAATCACACGCCAGGAGCGCAAAGCCCGGGGTCCCAGGCCTTCCCGAACAATCGTGCGCGCCCGGGGTAACGTTATTCTTGAGACGCTCGTCGTCTTTCCCATCTTCCTGCTTCTGATCTTCGGGCTGGCTCAGTTCGCGGTGCTCAACATCGCGAGCATGCTCACCACCGTCGCCGCTTTTCAGGCCACGCGCACCGTATGGATCTGGGAGCGAGAACCCGTCGGTCCCGACGAGATCGAGCGTAAAGCGGTCATCCAGGCCGCGAGCGTCGTCGCGCCGGTAGTTCCCGGCGAGTACGCCGCGCAGCCTTCCACATCCTCGAGCGATTACAGTGAGAATCGGGGCATCTTCGTCGCTTCGCAGTTTCCCTGGCCCGTAGCCGACTCCGGCTATCAGGGACGCAATATCGGCGATCGACTCGCCGACGAGATGGCCGGGCTCAATCCCCCAATCGACTTTGTCTCAGCGGTCGACACGGCGGCATTTTCGCACCGCACCGTGCGAAAGCTCACCAGCGCGTACGGCTCGATCGATGTGAGCTTTGAGCCAGACGCCGCCTCCAACTCCCTGCTCAAAGTCACGACCACCTACCACCACCTCAACGCGTTTCCGCTGGTGGCCGGACTCTTCGGTCAGAACTATGAACGCGCAGGACGCGAGGGATATCACGTCCCGATTACGCGCGTGCTCTCGATTGAACGTCAACGGCCCTCACCGGACCGCACGCAGTTCCCACGAATGCTACCCGGCGGCGGCGGCGCTGAGCCCTATCTCTTCTAA
- a CDS encoding Tad domain-containing protein, with protein sequence MIKLPSRPPHLLKGARRLHEHQRGAIAILAMAGALILLLASWIVYDAGASAQKKMDAQIAADTAALSQATVKARSMNLLAYANVTKRSVWGIHSLYPSYMYAVAQWIHGSYTIAGLDLSGLFSMDTMCEICFNSSGENESDNESCNVCNFMNNNRQAWKAVACKYPDSDTICDADTPDTWGDFYRFTGHDHNIFPHELMKIDRGADFPKLAESDLATKMLMGDTITPQPDYTFRVGDDPSWSTRFFGKDLMAMDNYQRYIFAITPWWGWTEQAMRAMRNGATLSGSFPVPPGVIPESSRSITDLIINHYLDASPVTTDSAIHNHSSYIDSLPVRPARIGSMGSHLNSALSAGNLTSLLKNCIDGATCASENPFLLEHLINLATVIFSSPGTVVGFGGDGPLEHASSIAVNLLAATSAFKNQGVRFTGNAATRALPGNRIAAEPWELRPFATAGEWQVNTSNIVLTLLADFTAFNIAQGRQKYQILPESDYYGRDARSVSYQNHFYGESFADRPAPISADAIAEKNTYRAGSTWGMARAEIFHTGEFGPDLWSPSWSSRMRPIVLGNEWDEAHYNMNEVFHDALPYMVLSRTMGATGQWPLDRIGVDFARMEAASHAMGNSTIGGIVK encoded by the coding sequence ATGATCAAACTCCCTTCCCGACCTCCCCATCTGCTCAAAGGCGCTCGACGCCTGCATGAGCACCAGCGGGGCGCGATCGCCATTCTCGCAATGGCAGGAGCTCTGATCCTTCTACTGGCCAGTTGGATCGTTTACGACGCCGGCGCCTCAGCGCAGAAGAAGATGGATGCGCAGATCGCCGCAGATACCGCCGCGCTTAGCCAGGCCACCGTCAAAGCGCGCTCGATGAACCTTCTGGCCTACGCCAACGTCACCAAACGCTCGGTCTGGGGAATCCACAGCCTTTACCCCTCCTACATGTATGCCGTCGCCCAGTGGATTCACGGTAGCTACACCATCGCCGGCCTCGATCTCAGCGGGCTCTTCAGCATGGATACGATGTGCGAGATCTGTTTCAACAGTTCTGGCGAAAACGAATCCGACAACGAGTCCTGCAACGTCTGCAACTTCATGAACAATAACCGGCAGGCATGGAAGGCAGTTGCCTGCAAATACCCCGACTCCGACACAATCTGCGATGCGGATACACCCGACACCTGGGGCGATTTCTATCGATTCACCGGTCACGACCACAACATCTTCCCCCACGAGCTCATGAAGATCGACCGGGGGGCGGACTTCCCAAAACTCGCCGAGAGCGACCTCGCCACCAAAATGCTCATGGGCGACACCATCACTCCCCAGCCCGACTACACCTTTCGTGTCGGCGATGACCCCTCATGGTCGACCCGCTTCTTCGGCAAAGACCTGATGGCGATGGATAACTACCAGCGCTACATCTTCGCCATCACGCCCTGGTGGGGATGGACCGAGCAGGCCATGCGCGCGATGCGAAACGGAGCCACCCTCTCCGGTAGCTTTCCCGTGCCCCCGGGTGTGATCCCCGAGTCGAGCAGATCGATCACCGATCTGATCATCAACCACTACCTCGACGCCTCACCCGTCACTACCGACTCGGCCATCCACAACCACAGTAGCTACATCGATTCACTGCCCGTGCGTCCGGCCAGGATTGGCTCGATGGGCAGTCACCTCAACTCCGCACTCAGCGCCGGCAACCTGACCAGCCTCCTCAAAAACTGCATCGACGGAGCAACCTGCGCCTCGGAGAACCCCTTCCTGCTGGAGCACCTGATCAATCTGGCCACCGTGATCTTTTCATCGCCCGGAACGGTGGTCGGATTCGGAGGGGATGGCCCGCTGGAACATGCCTCCAGCATCGCTGTGAACCTGCTGGCGGCCACCTCGGCCTTCAAAAACCAGGGCGTGCGCTTTACCGGAAACGCGGCCACGCGCGCGCTTCCTGGCAACCGAATCGCCGCCGAACCCTGGGAACTGCGCCCCTTTGCCACCGCTGGCGAGTGGCAGGTTAACACCTCGAACATCGTCCTGACGCTGCTCGCCGACTTTACTGCGTTCAACATCGCCCAGGGCCGCCAGAAGTATCAGATCCTCCCGGAGAGCGATTACTACGGGCGCGACGCTCGCTCGGTCTCCTACCAGAACCATTTCTATGGTGAGAGCTTCGCCGATCGCCCCGCTCCCATCTCCGCGGACGCTATCGCCGAGAAGAACACCTACCGCGCTGGCTCGACCTGGGGGATGGCCCGCGCCGAGATCTTTCACACCGGCGAGTTCGGGCCGGATCTCTGGAGCCCCTCCTGGTCCTCCCGGATGCGCCCGATTGTGCTGGGTAATGAATGGGATGAGGCCCACTACAACATGAATGAAGTCTTTCATGATGCGCTGCCCTACATGGTCCTCTCACGAACCATGGGGGCGACCGGCCAGTGGCCTCTTGATCGCATTGGCGTTGACTTCGCACGCATGGAGGCCGCCAGCCACGCTATGGGGAATTCCACGATTGGAGGCATCGTCAAATGA
- a CDS encoding TadE family protein, with translation MTEFVMFLPVFVLIFVGIFELGRLYDFSLRARGMAFTDTISRFRQVQDTSFRDAITSNGLARKAISPLSASVDSTSQLFRTPPNQRAGVREVLAQRDLKAYSQTSGLGQHGSLGEALGRINLARQAGVEVTAVDHMITHDLTLFVGPSALASELFDDRPQNRLDTSMSGQGDSLLQTLANKVNETITSAGARSALAANIRYGTLTGRFDNSVHIASVGDVEVSAWYSVLAPTYAHSDDRKNGQMATFASRLTIEGNNHKPYRDILAFRTNPELPILPDEYEVPNPADEDLQDHFELPLNYGDDFY, from the coding sequence ATGACGGAGTTTGTCATGTTTCTGCCGGTCTTTGTCCTCATCTTTGTGGGCATCTTCGAGCTGGGACGACTCTACGATTTTTCACTTCGCGCACGCGGAATGGCCTTCACTGACACCATCAGCCGTTTTCGACAGGTTCAAGACACCTCTTTTCGAGACGCGATCACATCAAACGGCCTGGCTCGCAAAGCGATCTCGCCACTTAGCGCTTCAGTGGACTCCACCTCCCAGCTCTTTCGCACCCCTCCGAACCAGCGCGCCGGCGTGCGGGAGGTGTTGGCCCAGCGCGACCTCAAGGCGTACTCGCAGACCTCTGGCCTGGGCCAGCACGGCAGCCTGGGCGAAGCACTTGGCCGTATTAACCTCGCCAGACAGGCCGGCGTGGAGGTCACCGCAGTCGATCATATGATCACCCACGACTTAACCCTCTTTGTGGGACCGTCTGCCCTTGCCAGCGAGCTCTTCGACGACCGTCCTCAAAACAGGCTCGATACCTCCATGAGCGGACAGGGCGATTCGCTGCTGCAGACGCTTGCGAACAAGGTCAACGAGACCATTACCTCGGCCGGCGCGAGAAGCGCGCTGGCAGCAAACATTCGCTACGGAACGCTCACCGGACGTTTTGATAACTCCGTCCATATTGCCTCGGTGGGCGATGTGGAAGTGAGCGCCTGGTACAGCGTGCTCGCGCCCACCTACGCACACAGCGACGATCGCAAGAACGGGCAGATGGCAACCTTTGCAAGCCGGCTGACGATCGAGGGCAATAACCACAAGCCCTACCGCGACATCCTCGCGTTTAGAACCAACCCTGAGCTTCCCATTCTTCCCGACGAGTACGAAGTCCCCAACCCGGCTGACGAAGATCTGCAAGATCACTTCGAACTGCCCCTGAACTACGGTGACGACTTCTACTGA
- a CDS encoding DUF1328 domain-containing protein, producing MLWWALAFFVVAIIAAVLGFGTLASAAATVAQIVFYIALAMLVISLFVYLFRGARGSALT from the coding sequence ATGTTGTGGTGGGCACTCGCGTTCTTTGTCGTCGCAATCATCGCCGCTGTGCTCGGATTCGGCACGCTGGCCTCGGCTGCGGCTACCGTCGCTCAGATCGTCTTCTACATCGCCCTGGCGATGCTGGTCATCTCCCTCTTCGTCTACCTCTTTCGTGGCGCGCGGGGCAGCGCACTTACGTAG
- a CDS encoding alkaline phosphatase → MKFDIRWLVCATAALVACQSTPNSSADSSAVGEGFSKQVMEAGPAPISPADFPVSDRVNYQARPSRMIVFIGDGMGHAAVTAASYAQSEPLSMLSMPDVGFMTTHEHEFLTTDSAAGATAIATGHKTHFEGVSVRPGTTREQESEPEHQLSTLFGAAASAGRATGLIATSRITHATPAAFAAHRSNRGQYDDIALDYLRYKPAVMLGAGTRFFEERADKRDLFAEFEAEGYTVARSADEVRAASGGQGPLLGLMHRSDMPSASSGERAMSLEEMVKVAIEVLDRESPQGYVLMVEGSQIDWAGHDLDGPGVVSETLDMDRAVAHALGYARERTDTLVVVTADHETGGMSVLDPPYASRYMMLLGGEERAYRMTLPDDYDVSAHDEPLPPSVVHHPLPRVGRFGPVESADPRMTTSFGFMSVGSRAFWDGSRRYSASHTAVMVPIFAEGPAAAEVAAARDNAQLGATLQKLAAAPDDEAARQPGSAGPEPRPKNVILLVGDGLGLASLSAGLYSRGELATLSMEHRALMATHALDRLVNDSAGSATAIASGRRSRVGVVGMAPATAGGDLLPVRSALAEAALKGKRTGIVTTTSLTHATPAAFFAHRASRAQEAAIAGDFLTFGQRLGRSHGVDVAIGGGARYFRTSHLDALRAQEYAVSTELPERLAAGQPHLVVLADEGLPPAAERGADNPGAPTLEAMTERALDYLHQDEAGFLLVVEGGQIDWALHGLDRGEGLLAEIADFDAAVARALAFAESEGDTLVIATSDHDHTLSVLDNHYGYHSGHCGVMSACGGPFEGIALPVATEGLTNAQGFAATELQGEFGAPTMTLQYDWIVQEVARRVQMGGPHSGNMVPLFASGPRAAELGRLRDQPQLGQWLTRWASGN, encoded by the coding sequence ATGAAGTTCGATATCAGGTGGCTCGTGTGTGCGACTGCGGCGTTGGTCGCGTGTCAGTCAACGCCGAACAGCTCCGCCGATAGCTCGGCGGTTGGCGAAGGCTTCTCGAAACAGGTGATGGAAGCCGGGCCAGCGCCAATCAGTCCTGCCGACTTTCCGGTCTCCGATCGCGTGAACTATCAGGCGCGCCCCTCTCGGATGATCGTCTTTATCGGTGACGGGATGGGGCACGCCGCGGTAACGGCGGCGTCGTACGCACAGAGCGAGCCGCTGTCGATGCTGAGCATGCCGGACGTGGGGTTTATGACGACCCACGAGCACGAGTTTCTCACCACCGACTCGGCGGCCGGCGCCACGGCGATCGCCACCGGTCATAAGACGCACTTTGAAGGGGTCTCGGTTCGTCCCGGCACGACACGCGAGCAGGAGAGCGAGCCAGAGCACCAGCTCTCGACCCTCTTTGGCGCGGCGGCGTCAGCGGGGCGGGCGACCGGTTTGATCGCGACGAGCCGCATTACGCATGCCACGCCTGCGGCCTTTGCGGCCCATCGCAGCAACCGGGGCCAGTATGACGATATTGCGCTGGATTACCTGCGCTACAAGCCCGCGGTGATGCTCGGTGCCGGCACGCGTTTCTTTGAAGAGCGCGCCGACAAGCGCGACCTCTTCGCCGAGTTTGAGGCTGAGGGTTATACCGTTGCGCGCAGTGCCGACGAGGTGCGCGCGGCCAGCGGGGGGCAAGGTCCTCTGCTGGGGTTGATGCACCGCTCGGACATGCCCTCTGCAAGCTCCGGGGAGCGGGCGATGTCGCTCGAAGAGATGGTGAAGGTTGCCATTGAGGTGCTCGATCGCGAATCGCCCCAGGGCTATGTGCTGATGGTGGAGGGCTCTCAGATTGACTGGGCCGGCCACGATCTGGATGGCCCGGGCGTTGTGTCTGAGACGCTGGACATGGACCGGGCGGTGGCCCACGCCCTTGGCTACGCCCGCGAGCGCACCGACACGCTGGTGGTGGTGACCGCCGATCATGAGACCGGGGGCATGAGTGTGCTCGATCCGCCCTATGCCTCGCGCTACATGATGCTGCTCGGCGGCGAGGAGCGCGCCTACCGGATGACGCTCCCGGATGACTACGATGTTTCGGCGCATGATGAACCTCTCCCCCCCTCGGTGGTGCATCACCCTCTGCCTCGCGTCGGACGTTTCGGGCCGGTGGAATCTGCCGACCCACGGATGACGACTTCGTTCGGGTTTATGTCGGTGGGCAGCCGGGCGTTCTGGGATGGCTCGCGGCGTTACTCCGCCTCGCATACTGCGGTGATGGTTCCGATCTTTGCCGAGGGTCCGGCGGCCGCTGAGGTGGCCGCCGCGCGCGATAACGCACAGCTCGGGGCGACACTTCAGAAGTTGGCGGCCGCACCCGATGACGAAGCTGCGAGGCAGCCGGGCAGTGCGGGCCCGGAGCCGCGCCCGAAGAACGTGATCCTGCTGGTCGGCGATGGGCTGGGGCTGGCGTCTTTGAGCGCCGGGCTCTACAGCCGCGGCGAACTGGCAACGCTCTCGATGGAGCACCGCGCGCTGATGGCGACGCATGCGCTGGATCGCCTTGTGAACGATTCGGCGGGGAGTGCCACGGCGATTGCCAGCGGGCGTCGCAGTCGGGTCGGTGTGGTGGGGATGGCGCCGGCGACCGCCGGTGGCGACCTGCTGCCCGTGCGCTCCGCCCTGGCTGAGGCAGCGCTTAAGGGGAAACGCACCGGGATCGTGACGACGACCTCTCTGACCCATGCCACGCCGGCTGCCTTTTTTGCGCACCGGGCGTCGCGCGCGCAGGAGGCCGCCATCGCCGGCGACTTTTTGACCTTCGGTCAGCGTCTGGGGCGAAGCCACGGCGTCGACGTGGCCATCGGCGGTGGGGCGCGCTACTTCCGCACCTCGCACCTCGATGCGCTGCGCGCGCAGGAGTATGCCGTGAGCACCGAGCTTCCCGAGCGCCTTGCCGCCGGCCAGCCGCACCTCGTGGTGCTCGCCGATGAGGGGCTTCCGCCCGCCGCGGAGCGCGGCGCCGACAACCCCGGCGCCCCGACGCTTGAGGCCATGACTGAGCGCGCGCTCGACTACCTCCACCAGGACGAAGCGGGCTTTCTCCTGGTGGTGGAGGGCGGGCAGATCGACTGGGCGCTGCACGGCCTGGACCGCGGCGAGGGTCTACTGGCCGAGATCGCCGACTTTGATGCAGCCGTCGCCCGGGCGCTGGCCTTTGCTGAAAGCGAGGGCGACACCCTGGTCATTGCGACCTCTGATCACGATCACACCCTCTCGGTGCTCGATAACCACTACGGCTACCACAGCGGCCACTGTGGCGTGATGAGCGCCTGCGGGGGACCTTTTGAGGGGATTGCCCTTCCGGTGGCCACAGAGGGGCTCACAAACGCGCAGGGCTTCGCTGCGACGGAACTTCAGGGGGAGTTCGGGGCGCCGACGATGACGCTTCAATATGATTGGATCGTCCAGGAGGTCGCACGCCGCGTGCAGATGGGCGGGCCGCATTCGGGGAATATGGTGCCGCTCTTCGCCAGCGGTCCGCGTGCCGCGGAGCTCGGGCGTCTGCGCGATCAACCTCAACTCGGGCAGTGGCTGACGCGCTGGGCATCCGGCAACTGA